The DNA region TTCCTCTGCCGAATGCATAATGGATTTCACCCGCATGCTGCCTGGCACTCCCAAAGCCAAAGTATTTGCACGTATTATCATGACACCTCAGCATGTAAAATCTTTTTTACATGCATTGCAAGACAATATAAAAAAGTATGAAAAACAATTCGGCGAGATCAAACTTCACGGAAACGACAAGCAGAAATCACAAGGATTTCAGTCTGATTCAAATAACAATAACAACAAGGATATATCATCGTAGGGCTGATTTTTTTTAATGAAAAAGATTTTCATTTTTGTGGTATTTTTTTTTCTATTCGAAATTACGTGGGCACAAACCACCAAAAGCACATTGGGGATTTCCATAGGACAATGGCAACCAAACCAGATCAACACTGAATCCCCTTCATCTGTTTTCAGTGGAACCGCCGATTCAACTCCTTTTTATTCATTGTACCTGTCCAGGCATATTTTCGGGGATATTGAAGTGCATATTTTAATCGGGTATTGGGCACATTTTTTTGACCGAGATATCGATCCTTTCACATTGCGCATTTTACCGATCCAAATAGGTGTGAAGCAAACCTTAATTGATGATTCCAGTATTTCTCCATACGTTATTTATGGCGGCGGGCTGTTATTTGCAAATACAATAAAAGGAGAACAAATCCAAAAATCAGGACCTGGTAAGCTAACAAAAACAGGCTTCGAAATCTTTCTATTGACTGGAATCCAGGTAGACCTTATTGGCCCGATAGGTTTAAACCTGAATTTTGGCTATGTTGTCGCCAATATGCCGGAGTCCCTGGGTGTCGGGGTAAATTACTCCGGATTGCGCGCTACGATTGGGGTGAATTATTCTTATTGAAAAGTCAGAGCTGATATATACAAAAAAATGACTTTATTGATTTTTGATATACACACTTAACGTTCGTTTCTACTTTCCTCAATACCTGCGCCATCTGCTAACCCTCGAAAGTTTTGATAATTCAGAAGCCATTTTCATTCATCTGCAACCATTTTTCTGTTAAAGTTGTCACTATCTTTACTGCGCAAATTTTTATGAAAATTGATCAATAATTGAGGAAGAAAATTTATGAAACGAAAATTAATAAAAATCCTTACTCGTACTGCAGTTGTCTTTTCTGTTTTGGTGGCTGTGTTTATTGTCCTGGTCGTCTGGCCCCTTCCAACTCCTGCTCCCCTAATCCAAGCTTCCGGTCCTGTAGCAATTACGAATGTTAGTATTATTAATCCGGGCGATAACGCACTTCTTTCCGGGCAAACTGTTCTAATCGAAAAGGGACGAATCAAAAAGGTGGGTTCAAACGATTTATTCATCAT from candidate division KSB1 bacterium includes:
- a CDS encoding DUF3467 domain-containing protein, producing MESNPKPQQINVELGEKEAEGIYSNLVMISHSSAECIMDFTRMLPGTPKAKVFARIIMTPQHVKSFLHALQDNIKKYEKQFGEIKLHGNDKQKSQGFQSDSNNNNNKDISS